The genome window ACACAAAAGCACAAAAAAGAAAGTAAAAAATCTTGAATACTTTTCACACTGTTCCCAGCACAAAAAACTATAAAGCAAAACGATAGTTAGCTAATTATTGTGAACGCTTTAAAACGGGGGTAAAATTAAAATTAAAAGTGTAAGGAGGATAAAAAGATGGAAACAAGTTATTTAAAGTCTGGTAAAAGGATTCTTGAACTAGATGCCGCTCGCGGAATCCTCATGATTTTAATGGCTCTTGACCATTCTTCATCATTTATAGGTAACATTCACTTTAGTGAAATGTGGGCTTTGCCCATGCCGGATTATGGTAATTCTCTGCTCGCTTTTTTCACGCGATGGATTACACATCCTTGTGCTCCTGGTTTCACTTTCCTTATGGGAACCGGAATGATTCTCTTTGTTGAATCAAGGATAAAACGCGGTTGGAAAGCGCATGCTATGCTTCGTCACTTTTTCATCAGAGGATTTATTCTTCTATTTTTATCACTCACTTTAGAGAATTTCTTTTGGAATTGGGGATTTTTAACTAAACAAGGTGGTCCCAAATGGTTCATCTTTTTCACTATTATTTCAACATTGGGTATCTCTATGATGGCAAGTTCGCTGTTAATGAAATTACGCTCCTTATGGTTAGTAATCTTTTCGATGATTTGCATTATTGTAACTCCGTTCTTTCTTCCCTTAGGTCTCCCTATAAAAGAAATAGCTGGGCAACTTTCTATGTCTCAAATTCTTCTCTTTACACCTTGGGAATTTAAAACCTTTGTGGGGCCAATAGCTTTTTGGGTCTACCCACTTATGCCCTGGTTAAGTATAACTCTTTTAGGCATAATATTCGGACGCATTCTTATCAAGTACAGAGATGGTGCCTTTAAAAAAACAGGCTTGGTCGGCGGAGCTTTTCTACTTATCTTTGCCGCAATGAGATTCGCTGGATCTTTAGCCAATATAAATACACTGAAACCAAATGGACTAATAAGCTTTCTTTCCATCACTAAGTACCCACCAAGCATAACTTTTATCCTCTTAACTCTCGGCATTTTATTTCTCGTGTTGGCAATGCTTAACCATTTTGCTTCTCATATGAGTGATAAAAACCCTTTAGTAATTTTTGGGAGAGTGCCTTTGTTCTATTACATGCTCCACCTTGCTCTTTTTAGTGTTATGGGCAAAATCATCTCTGCATCAGGATATGCTGTAGCATACGGGGCATGGGGGACAGGAATCATTTTGCTTTATTTTCCCTGCAAATGGTATGCTAGATTCAAGAAAAGTACCTCTATAGATTCAATTTGGAGGCTATTCTAAGATCATATAGTTAAGACAAAACATAAAAAAGCAGCTGATGGAATATTCCATCAGCTGCTTTATCATTCTAATGGTGGAGCTAAGGGGATTCGAACCCCTGACCTCTTGAATGCCATTCAAGCGCTCTCCCAGCTGAGCTATAGCCCCGCATCGCGAAACGTGAGTATTATAAGTAGCCACAGCAGTTCTGTCAACCTCTGAAAATTTTATTTTCTTAAAAGGGGACCTAAAATCACTGCCTAAGAAGGGTCTCAAGCATGATTGTCCTTATATATTGGCAATGAGAAAATATAAAGATACCTAAATATAACCATGAGGAGAACTTTTCCATGACTTTAAAAAAATTAGCAACAACACTTTGCTGTTTTTCCACT of Aminobacterium sp. MB27-C1 contains these proteins:
- a CDS encoding DUF1624 domain-containing protein is translated as METSYLKSGKRILELDAARGILMILMALDHSSSFIGNIHFSEMWALPMPDYGNSLLAFFTRWITHPCAPGFTFLMGTGMILFVESRIKRGWKAHAMLRHFFIRGFILLFLSLTLENFFWNWGFLTKQGGPKWFIFFTIISTLGISMMASSLLMKLRSLWLVIFSMICIIVTPFFLPLGLPIKEIAGQLSMSQILLFTPWEFKTFVGPIAFWVYPLMPWLSITLLGIIFGRILIKYRDGAFKKTGLVGGAFLLIFAAMRFAGSLANINTLKPNGLISFLSITKYPPSITFILLTLGILFLVLAMLNHFASHMSDKNPLVIFGRVPLFYYMLHLALFSVMGKIISASGYAVAYGAWGTGIILLYFPCKWYARFKKSTSIDSIWRLF